The window tcagcaataaaagaactggttaatttatctcacataaagtacgtgaatacgaccgcaatcaccattgtacagtaaatgggtgcataggatggaacgacaggtgctaaaggggtataaatatgatactgtatttatcagtattgatcaaagagagttgatcagaaggattccccttataaagtatacagcactctattgtcattcatacagtacagtatactgtagtaaaaggtagacaacacatggtcttgcagtacagtatactgtattactaaaaatctgtcaggttgaccagaatcactgcggatatcggaaaataatacaattttattaattctacgtactgtatataaggggaatccttctgatcaactctctttgatcaacactgataaatacagtaatttatctcacactcagtactacaaactgctttttgcttgcaataaacaaacaaacagggaagcgctactgtatactgtatgagttaggatcaggcccagcagccactttatgttgaaaaccacatatgaaatgagcataaatttgcatgaataattacacaaaaatatataaaataaatagcacaagtctctgacagagagaaattgtccaggtggtgtggatacaggttaatgcccctgtctgataggacagactcgggcaagaatggcctgtgagaggtgaatatccagaatggtagctgggatggaaagcgctaccaactgtgcaggtattgaagtgtgtagaaatgggaaggtgccgtaggcatcaaatgtggaaagcgctcacccagacttcatacactgcgctttttgcttgcatactgcaaagccgcaagaccagcaacattgtaaaaaaagagcaaaaaaaagagcaatgagcgcgaaattggcgtgggaacttctgttctagggcccctagaaataatattctttattttagttataaactcacatttatatataaagtatatatttatttctcttcatgtactgtatttatttagatttatttattaattgtggagctgctgtgcgtgaggggccatggccaggatgggggggggggggggggtaacggtacagtatgtgggtagggggtgagggtggttagacctcacagtacattatgcacattgggcccccctcctccccacatttacatactgtactgtacactacacgacatcaatgcagggagggtttaccaatgcagggagggtttaccaatgcaggtaaggctttaggcctttacagtatatctctctcccttcagtgtaatctacttaacagaaacattagggggggaaggggctttaggcctttatatctctctcccttcagtgtaatctgcttaacacaaacattaggggggaaggggctttaggcctttatatctctctcccttcagtgtaatctacttaacagaaacattagggggggaaggggctttaggcctttatatctctctcccttcagtgtaatctgcttaacacaaacattaggggggaaggggtttttaaacaatgctgtgtataatgtactgtataaggttttttacaattagatagatgtaatccttggtattgtaagggttagtttggttttaaattgtcttttctggttgttacttacagtatatattgattttggtttacttgcttggttaaaatactttttggtattgtagtgtgcattatccttagcgttgtatactgtaggtgcctttaaacccagtaacctactgtattgtgattcactttgattctccctagtgttttttgagtcactatccttttcatgtttagggttgacagtgtgtgtcgttccctagtgctgttcattagtgtttaagggtccatgcctcttttttaagtgtttttaaatcatgtactgtttattcatccctttttgcactgtgtcaaataaataaacaaatatatcaattgcatacctgagtgctcccatacgggttacttttttctcttttcactcacatacagtatgtatatatatatatatatatatatatatatatatatatatatatatacagtatatatacacagtgtatatatgtatactgtatatatatatatatatatatatatatatatatatatatatatatatatatatatatatacagtgtatatactgtacagtatatacagtatttatttctcttcatgtctttatttatttatttatttatttagatttatttattaattgtggggctgctgtgcgtgaattttttttattgggggtgaggggggtgtttggcccttggtgtgagtttacgacttgcagcagcagcagcacaattaataaataaatataaataaataaataaataaatgacaataaatacatttgaaatacatttttattgatagtgtacatgtgcagggggtctccggagctgaaccgcggtggttttaggtctggggaccccgtgccccccgagatacaggcccctttagggggtgccggtatccctctgctctgcttggttaaacgcagagcactcagcactcagaaacacaggccagccagatttaaacacacacacaatagggggaggttttttttacatagcttgcagggaagcttaacgcacacacacaatagggggatagggggatagggggaggttttttttacatagattagagagaaggcagggcgttttaaaagcgagaatagggggagggggttttacatagattttatttatttatttatttagatttatttattaattgtggggctgctgtgcgtgaattttttttattgggggtgaggggggtgtttggcccttggtgtgagtttacgacttgcagcagcagcagcacaattaataaataaatataaataaataaataaataaatgacaataaatacatttgaaatacatttttattgatagtgtacatgtgcagggggtctccggagctgaaccgcggtggttttaggtctggggaccccgtgccccccgagatacaggcccctttagggggtgccggtatccctctgctctgcttggttaaacgcagagcactcagcactcagaaacacaggccagccagatttaaacacacacacaatagggggaggttttttttacatagcttgcagggaagcttaacgcacacacacaatagggggatagggggatagggggaggttttttttacatagattagagagaaggcagggcgttttaaaagcgagaatagggggagggggttttacatagattttatttatttatttatttagatttatttattaattgtggggctgctgtgcgtgaattttttttattgggggtgaggggggtgtttggcccttggtgtgagtttacgacttgcagcagcagcagcacaattaataaataaatataaataaataaataaataaatgacaataaatacatttgaaatacatttttattgatagtgtacatgtgcagggggtctccggagctgaaccgcggtggttttaggtctggggaccccgtgccccccgagatacaggcccctttagggggtgccggtatccctctgctctgcttggttaaacgcagagcactcagcactcagaaacacaggccagccagatttaaacacacacacaatagggggaggttttttttacatagcttgcagggaagcttaacgcacacacacaatagggggatagggggatagggggaggttttttttacatagattagagagaaggcagggcgttttaaaagcgagaatagggggagggggttttacatagattttatttatttatttatttagatttatttattaattgtggggctgctgtgcgtgaattttttttattgggggtgaggggggtgtttggcccttggtgtgagtttacgacttgcagcagcagcagcacaattaataaataaatataaataaataaataaataaatgacaataaatacatttgaaatacatttttattgatagtgtacatgtgcagggggtctccggagctgaaccgcggtggttttaggtctggggaccccgtgccccccgagatacaggcccctttagggggtgccggtatccctctgctctgcttggtttacaggccgcgatcacgtgatcgggacctttaaaccaagcagagggctaccggcaccccctaaaggggcctgtatctcggggggcacggggtccccagacctaaaaccaccgcggttcagctccggagaccccctgcacatctacactatcaataaaaatgtatttccaatgtatttattgtcatttatttatttattttttggcggctgctgtgtgtgtgtatttttttattgtgggtagcgggagggtgggtgaatggggtattcgccccaacgatggttggggagggcttgcgggggggggggggggggggtggggtagcgggagggcttaaccccttcatgaccgtagcggtattaactgctacgatcgtgaaggggttaagtgcacccgcaaccccccccccctcccgcaagtcctaaactcacaccaagggccaaatacccccctcacccatccccactacacacaataaagcgggcacggtgggttaaccccttcattgccttagcggctatccgctatggtaatgacgcagcattttccgtatttttaataatattgatcaggagcaggggggttccctgagcattaatttctggctcagggaaccccctgctcactgtacaatattattaaaatacagaaatgatgcttctttaccatagcgcatagacgctaaggtaaagaacgagtgtttatttatactgtatattgtatgtgttttattgatagtgtacatgtgcagggggtctccagagcagaagcgcacaggtttcaggtctggggaccccgtgccccccgagatacaggcccctttagggggtgccggtatccctctgctctgcttggtttacaggccgcggtcacgtgatcggggcttttaacgcagagctggataccggcaccccctaaaggggcctgtatctcggggggcacggggtccccagacctaaaaccaccgcggttcagctccggagaccccctgcacatctacactatcaataaaaatgtatttcaaataatttttaatgtgtggatgtttgcgcagagagagagcagcggatctctctctgctgcaaacacatctcgcccccgccgcccatacagtactgtagtatcatttatgtatgtgcatatacagtacagtacagtactgtatgttagggcttacaggggttgttgttatacagtatatatatatatatatatatatatatatatatatatatatactgcattacaattcattataggggacggcttcacagagaatagctcgcaagcgccaccatgtgtattttgacggcattgcagtattgtaaccagccggaataaaaagcttaaattcctgccggaaaataacgcaatgcactctggctgaaaaatatcagaaacctgaatacacccgagtatacccgaattcgcgggactagccgtgctcgaataaagtgtgtcgccagtgtacataaaaGAGGAAGGGAATCCATGTATAAAGGTTCTATACACGTGTAAGTAAACATCATATACTGTAATCTCATTTAAACATAATACACCTATGTATGCAATTGAAACGAAAATGTAATTTTGTATTAACTGATTGGAATGTATTACTGTATACCATGAGACTGACTTATGTAAATAGATTATACATACAGATGGtgcatatatatagatgtatagatAAGGATGTATATAGATGGATTGATGAGATATAAATAAGAATGGGTGGAAAGATAGATAGAGATGTATCTGAACCATTTTAACCATTTGTATTTAGAATTTAAGATGCATGATAAGTGAACCACAGAACTTTCCCCAAAAGTGGGGTCAAACTTATAGAGCAATAGAGGCTTTAACCAACCCTTGTGGAAAAGCAGAAGACCCCTGTATCACTTGGGCAGTTCCTCCTCCTCATAGCATGGGTAAAATGAGTTGTACGCGTTCTCCCCAACCCTACACTGAAGCTTGGGCTGGACAATTACATCTCCTTTAATTTCATACTGCAGGGACCTCCAGCTAATGACATTCCCATTAAGATCCTTACTATTAAGCAGAGCCTGTTGAATGTTTTTGGAGGTCAAAACATAATCCCACATGTGGACATCACTTATTTCACCCATAAACGACTGTTTGGAATCAAACCCACCCCCATAGGAGTCCTGTTCCTGCCCCAGTATAATGCTCATCTGGATATTAATAGAGAATCCTTTCTTTGAAGCCCTTCTAGGGTAGAGTTTCCCATTGATCCAAAGCTGGATAACTCCTGTAGCCGATTCCCAGCTCACACAGGTGTGTTTCCAGTCCAAAACCGCTGCCTCCGTTTTGATACGGGTTTCTTCCTGGTTGATGTAAACAGAGGCGAAGTTTGGCGGCTTTGGGAAGATTAGAAAGGTGTTGTCCGTTCCTGAACCAGGAATGGCCAAGGAGAAAAGGGAATGGTCTCGGTTGAGTTCAGTGTAGGATCGGAGGCAAATGGTGAGTTTGTTCAGTGGCTTTTCCAACGTTGGCTTCAGAATCACATATGAGGTGGAAGTCTCTCTGGGAAAAATAAAGACTTTGCTGTCCAAATCTAGGAAAGATGGAGAAAAAGAGCCATTTATTGTATTGAGCAACAGGGATTATAATAAAACTTGATTGTCCAAAACTGGTAACAGACAGGAAAGACTAATTACAAAGGACAAACTATTTTTAactatgtatttattatatttttttgttttgtgttgtttAATAATGTATGTATCTGTTTATACAGCTTGTTAATTTTGAAATGAATATAAATACTGTGATGATAGCAGAAATTTGAGAAGGAAGGACACATTTACAAATTTTGAGTAGCATAGATAATTCACCTGAAAAGTCCATCAAAATGcacaacattaaaaaaatgtcCATTTAGCTGTGTCCTGTGTTTGTAATCTTTCCCTCTCGTGCgttgttttcttttttaatattttctttgTACTCTTCCACCTAAAACGGTTCTTTTATCCTACAGTATACCTAGCTTGTCCCAATttcccctcttcttcctcctctctcgCCACCAATCACAGTGCCCTCTTTCACACCCGTCTCTatccagcacaggcggctcaaagactgatccactgattgagccacctgtgcagaagcagggatatcctgaaaacctgacctgttgagggggcttgagaACCCATGAGTTGACTCAATCATGTTTACAAACCCTTCTCTGACCACCCAAACCTTATGGATTCTCACATTGTTCCAATAATAACCCATCTATCTCATTGAAGACCATGTATAGTAATGTGTCTTCTGCCAGTTGACTTGAATGGACTGTAAAGTGTGTTCCAGAACCATCCTTGTGACaggagactgcttagtaaatgtgtaCACCTGACCCCGGGGGTCACGACGACTGGAATGGAGAACCCCAGAGTTAAACCACAATGTGTATAATCCCTCTCATGTGTATAGTATTTACAATGATTCACTTACTTTGTTGTGCAAGAGATCCAGTGAATAGAAACCACAGCAGACACCTCTCCATCTTCCTGCTTCTTAGACAAAGCACAGTGACCGTTAGTACAACCTGAGCTTCACCTGCCTTAAATTAACAACAATTCAGTGTTTGAGGGGTATATTCTATCTGTCTGTTTGCTAGTATGTATATATCTTTTAAAGTGTGCAATCACCACATGCTGTTGTTGGCCATGAAAGTGGGAGGAAGCTCTGCGTGCGCAAACTCTTGCTGACTACAAAGAGACATCCCACAAAAAGAGgtcagccagaggaaatcaaactgcTCACAAGTCACAGCTCACTCTAACAAAAACTTATTAAGATTGATGCTCCAGCTATACGTATTTGGT is drawn from Ascaphus truei isolate aAscTru1 chromosome 7, aAscTru1.hap1, whole genome shotgun sequence and contains these coding sequences:
- the LOC142498905 gene encoding C-reactive protein-like; translation: MERCLLWFLFTGSLAQQNLDSKVFIFPRETSTSYVILKPTLEKPLNKLTICLRSYTELNRDHSLFSLAIPGSGTDNTFLIFPKPPNFASVYINQEETRIKTEAAVLDWKHTCVSWESATGVIQLWINGKLYPRRASKKGFSINIQMSIILGQEQDSYGGGFDSKQSFMGEISDVHMWDYVLTSKNIQQALLNSKDLNGNVISWRSLQYEIKGDVIVQPKLQCRVGENAYNSFYPCYEEEELPK